A single genomic interval of Cucumis sativus cultivar 9930 chromosome 7, Cucumber_9930_V3, whole genome shotgun sequence harbors:
- the LOC101215473 gene encoding protein BASIC PENTACYSTEINE4: MDDGRQHENGRHKLDYFRGSSSPWNMVPPNHVKEPNALVMNKKIMSIIAERDAAIRERNLALSEKKEALAARDEALRQRDEALVQRDSALMERDNALAALEIRDNASNFPLGGGVQRKTKRLHHLSNHMPNISETSYGTKDVHITDAFPITVIASEAVKSQQGKRAKDNKLVSSKTSRPPRKKVGEDLNRHAATDGTKYRTDWDGQDVGLNLVSFDDSSMPAPICSCTGFARQCYKWGNGGWQSSCCTTHMSMYPLPHLENKRHARMGGRKMSGSVFTKLLSRLAAAGHDLSVPVDLKDHWARHGTNRYITIR, translated from the exons ATGGATGATGGCCGTCAACATGAAAACGGGAGGCACAAACTAGATTATTTCCGAGGGAGCTCCTCACCA TGGAATATGGTGCCCCCAAATCATGTAAAGGAACCAAATGCCTTGGTCATGAATAAGAAGATCATGTCCATTATAGCCGAGAGAGATGCTGCTATTCGGGAACGGAATTTAGCACTATCTGAGAAGAAGGAGGCATTGGCTGCACGAGATGAGGCTCTCCGGCAGCGTGACGAGGCACTTGTACAGCGTGATTCTGCGTTAATGGAAAGGGACAATGCCCTTGCTGCCCTTGAAATTCGTGACAATGCTTCTAACTTCCCTCTTGGTGGTGGGGTCCAACGCAAAACAAAGCGATTACACCATTTATCTAATCATATGCCGAACATATCTGAAACTTCCTATGGTACAAAAGACGTGCATATAACTGATGCCTTTCCAATTACAGTTATAGCTTCTGAAGCTGTTAAGTCTCAGCAGGGAAAGCGAGCGAAGGATAACAAGTTAGTTTCATCAAAGACATCAAGGCCGCCAAGGAAGAAGGTTGGCGAAGATTTGAATAGACATGCTGCCACCGATGGCACAAAATACAGAACTGATTGGGATGGTCAGGACGTGGGTTTGAATCTTGTAAGTTTTGATGATTCTTCTATGCCAGCACCAATTTGTTCGTGTACTGGGTTCGCAAGACAGTGCTACAAATGGGGAAATGGGGGTTGGCAATCGTCTTGTTGTACCACCCATATGTCCATGTATCCACTTCCACATTTGGAAAACAAACGCCATGCTCGTATGGGCGGGCGGAAAATGAGTGGAAGTGTTTTTACAAAATTGCTTAGTCGGCTAGCAGCAGCAGGTCATGATCTGTCGGTACCAGTGGATCTTAAGGACCACTGGGCAAGACACGGTACAAATCGCTACATAACAATCAGGTAG
- the LOC101214993 gene encoding NADP-dependent D-sorbitol-6-phosphate dehydrogenase, with amino-acid sequence MAITLNNGFKMPLIGLGVWRMEKQQVRDLIINAIKIGYRHFDCAADYKNEAEVGEALAEAFKSGLVKREELFITTKLWNSDHGHVLGACKDSLKKLQLEYLDLYLVHFPVAIKHTGVGNTSSELAEDGILDIDTTISLETTWHAMEDLVSSGLVRSIGISNYDIFLTRDCLAYSKVKPAVNQIETHPYFQRESLVKFCQKHGICVTAHTPLGGAAANNEWFGTVSCLEDPVLQGLAKKYGKSAAQIALRWGIQRNTVVIPKTSKPERLEENFQVFDFQIVKEDMDLINGIDRKYRTNQPARFWGIDLYA; translated from the exons ATGGCGATAACTCTTAACAATGGGTTCAAGATGCCATTGATCGGCCTTGGAGTTTGGCGTATGGAGAAGCAACAAGTCAGAGACCTCATTATCAACGCCATTAAGATTGGTTATCGCCATTTTGACTGCGCCG CTGATTACAAAAATGAAGCTGAAGTTGGGGAGGCGTTAGCAGAAGCTTTTAAGAGTGGACTTGTTAAGAGGGAAGAACTTTTCATTACCACAAAA CTCTGGAATTCAGACCACGGACATGTTCTTGGGGCTTGCAAGGACAGCTTAAAGAAGCTTCAATTGGAATATTTGGATCTATATTTGGTGCACTTCCCAGTTGCCATAAAGCATACAG GAGTCGGCAATACTAGCAGTGAATTGGCTGAAGATGGGATATTGGACATTGATACAACCATATCTTTAGAAACCACTTGGCATGCCATGGAAGATCTTGTTTCCAGTGGTTTAGTTCGGAGCATTGGGATCAG CAATTACGACATATTTTTAACCAGAGACTGTTTAGCTTATTCAAAAGTGAAGCCTGCTGTGAATCAAATTGAAACGCATCCTTACTTTCAAAGAGAATCTCTCGTCAAATTTTGCCAAAAGCATGGGATTTGTGTCACAGCTCATACTCCTTTAGGGGGTGCTGCTGCTAACAATGAATGGTTTGGTACAGTTTCTTGTCTTGAAGATCCAGTTCTTCAA GGACTTGCCAAGAAATATGGGAAGAGTGCTGCTCAAATTGCCCTGAGGTGGGGCATCCAAAGGAACACCGTCGTGATACCAAAAACGTCAAAACCTGAGAGATTGGAAGAGAATTTCCAAGTCTTCGATTTTCAGATTGTGAAAGAGGATATGGATCTGATCAATGGAATCGACAGGAAATATCGAACAAACCAACCTGCCAGGTTCTGGGGCATAGACTTATATGCTTAG
- the LOC101219028 gene encoding NADP-dependent D-sorbitol-6-phosphate dehydrogenase, which yields MAITLNNGFQMPVMGLGVWRMEKHKIKDLILNAIQLGYRHFDCAADYKSEAEVGDALAEALESGVVKREELFITSKLWNSDHGHVVEACKDSLKKLRLQYLDLYLVHFPIAIKHTGVGNTRSEKDEDGVLDIDTTISLETTWHAMEDLVSADLVRSIGISNYDIFLTRDCLAYSKVKPAVNQIETHPYFQRESLVKFCQKHGICVTAHTPLGGAAANTQRFGTLSCLEDPVVEELAEKYGRSPAQIVLRWGIQRNSTVIPKTSKLNRLEENLQVFDFELKEEDMDLIKSIDKKYRTNLTPARSWGIDLYA from the exons atgGCAATAACTCTAAACAATGGCTTCCAAATGCCAGTGATGGGGCTTGGAGTTTGGCGTATGGAGAAGCACAAAATCAAAGACCTCATTCTTAATGCCATTCAACTTGGTTATCGCCATTTTGATTGCGCCG CTGATTATAAGAGTGAGGCTGAAGTAGGGGACGCATTAGCAGAAGCTTTAGAGAGTGGAGTTGTGAAGAGGGAAGAACTTTTCATTACCTCAAAG CTATGGAACTCAGACCATGGACATGTTGTTGAGGCTTGCAAGGACAGCCTAAAGAAGCTTCGACTACAATATTTGGATCTTTATTTGGTGCACTTCCCAATTGCCATAAAGCATACAG GAGTTGGGAATACTAGAAGTGAGAAGGATGAGGATGGAGTATTGGACATCGATACAACGATATCTTTAGAAACCACTTGGCATGCCATGGAAGATCTTGTTTCTGCTGATTTAGTTCGCAGCATCGGTATCAG CAACTATGACATATTTTTGACAAGAGATTGTTTGGCATATTCAAAAGTGAAGCCTGCAGTGAACCAAATAGAAACACATCCATACTTTCAAAGAGAATCTCTTgttaaattttgtcaaaagCATGGGATTTGCGTCACAGCTCATACTCCTTTAGGTGGTGCTGCCGCAAATACTCAACGTTTTGGTACACTTTCTTGTCTTGAAGATCCTGTTGTTGAA GAACTCGCTGAGAAATATGGGAGGAGCCCTGCTCAAATTGTGCTAAGGTGGGGAATTCAAAGGAACAGTACGGTTATACCAAAGACTTCAAAGTTGAATAGATTGGAAGAGAATTTGCAAGTTTTTGATTTTGAGCTTAAAGAGGAAGATATGGATCTCATCAAAAGCATTGACAAGAAATATAGAACCAATCTCACACCTGCAAGGTCTTGGGGCATTGATTTATATGCTTAA
- the LOC101215230 gene encoding polyprenol reductase 2 gives MELGIVWLLRAAWFAGILPIIIAFLPFSRLNWFRAILLGFAKRGKILQSSSQKFTVPQKFFCHFYVLAVIWTTLLLGTTWTYAYVSTPEISEPFNFPGITSQLTGGSSLFPWQKSHSSRREHGFLVWKAVFLLLLMEVQVLRRLYETIYVFNYSPSARMHIFGYLTGLFFYTAAPLSLCSSCIPEVYHFAASGLAQFIVQGKRPMPDVEISPLDAVIPLSYLGWRQWIGAALFFWGWIHQQRCHQILGSLRVRREQSEEYRIPHGDWFEVVSSPHYLAEIVIYGGLVVASGGEDFTIWLLFGFVVVNLAFAAAETHRWYFRKFDNYPRNRFAIIPYVY, from the exons ATGGAGCTGGGAATTGTTTGGCTTCTCAGAGCTGCTTGGTTTGCAGGAATTTTGCCTATAATTATAGCCTTCTTACCCTTCTCTAGACTGAATTGGTTTCGTGCAATTCTGTTGGGATTTGCGAAGAGAGGGAAGATCTTGCAATCGTCTTCTCAA aAATTCACTGTACCTCAAAAATTCTTCTGCCACTTTTATGTGTTGGCTGTTATCTGGACAACCTTGTTGCTAGGAACAACTTGGACTTATGCATATGTATCAACCCCGGAAATCTCAGAGCCGTTTAACTTTCCTGGCATTACCAGCCAGTTGACTGGAGGTTCAAGTTTGTTTCCATGGCAAAAATCTCATTCATCTAGGAGGGAACATGGATTCCTGGTCTGGAAAGCGGTTTTTCTGCTTTTATTAATGGAAGTTCAAGTTTTGAGACGTCTTTATGAAACAATATACGTTTTCAATTATAGTCCCTCGGCTCGGATGCACATCTTTGGATATTTAACTGGCTTGTT tTTCTATACAGCAGCTCCTCTATCACTTTGTAGCAGTTGTATTCCAGAAGTGTATCACTTCGCCGCAAGTGGGCTAGCTCAGTTTATTGTTCAAGGAAAAAGGCCTATGCCTGATGTTGAAATTAGCCCGTTGGATGCTGTGATTCCTCTATCATATTTAGGGTGGCGTCAGTGGATTGGTGCAGCTTTATTCTTTTGGGGTTGGATTCATCAGCAACGTTGCCATCAGATTCTG GGCTCACTGCGGGTACGTAGAGAACAATCTGAAGAATATAGAATTCCTCATGGTGATTGGTTCGAAGTCGTGTCTTCTCCACACTATCTTGCTGAGATT gTTATATATGGTGGACTTGTGGTTGCAAGTGGAGGAGAAGATTTCACAATCTGGCTACTTTTTGGATTTGTG GTGGTAAATTTGGCCTTTGCAGCAGCAGAGACTCATAGGTGGTATTTTcgtaaatttgataattatccTAGAAACCGATTTGCTATTATACCATATGTATATTGA
- the LOC101214751 gene encoding NADP-dependent D-sorbitol-6-phosphate dehydrogenase, protein MEITLNNGFKMPKMGLGVWRMEKGEIKYLFLNAIQIGYRHFDCAADYKSEPEIGEALAEAIESGLVKREELFITSKLWNSDHGHVLEACKDSLKKLQLQYLDLYLVHFPVATKHTGVGNTSSALGKDGMLDIDTTISLETTWHAMEDLVYAGLVRSIGISNYDIFLTRDCLAYSKVKPAVNQIETHPYFQRESLVKFCQKHGICVTAHTPLGGAAANPEFFGATYNCLEDPLLQELAEKYGRSPAQIALRWGIQRDTAVIPKTSKLKRLEENLQVFDFELKEEDMDLIKNIDKKYRTNLISTLAWGMDIYA, encoded by the exons atggaaataacTCTAAACAATGGCTTCAAAATGCCAAAGATGGGGCTTGGAGTTTGGCGAATGGAGAAGGGAGAAATCAAATATCTCTTTCTCAACGCCATTCAAATCGGTTATCGCCATTTTGACTGCGCCG CTGACTATAAAAGTGAGCCTGAAATAGGTGAGGCACTAGCAGAAGCCATAGAGAGTGGACTTGTGAAAAGGGAAGAACTTTTCATTACCTCCAag CTATGGAACTCGGACCATGGACATGTTCTTGAGGCTTGCAAGGACAGCTTGAAGAAACTTCAACTACAATATTTGGATTTGTATCTTGTGCACTTCCCAGTAGCCACAAAGCATACAG gAGTGGGCAATACCAGTAGTGCATTGGGTAAAGATGGGATGTTGGACATTGATACAACCATATCTTTAGAAACCACTTGGCATGCCATGGAAGATTTGGTTTATGCAGGTTTAGTTCGTAGCATTGGGATCAG CAACTATGACATATTTTTGACAAGAGATTGTTTGGCATATTCAAAAGTGAAGCCTGCAGTGAACCAAATAGAAACACATCCTTACTTTCAAAGAGAATCTCTTGTCAAATTTTGTCAAAAGCATGGAATATGTGTCACTGCTCATACTCCTTTAGGAGGTGCTGCAGCAAATCCTGAATTTTTTGGTGCAACTTATAATTGTCTCGAAGATCCTCTTCTTCAG GAACTGGCGGAGAAATATGGGAGGAGCCCTGCTCAAATTGCCCTAAGGTGGGGAATTCAAAGGGACACTGCGGTTATACCGAAGActtcaaaattgaagagatTGGAAGAGAATTTGCAAGTTTTTGATTTTGAGCTTAAAGAGGAAGATATGGATCTCATCAAAAATATTGACAAGAAATATCGAACCAATCTGATATCAACATTGGCTTGGGGCATGGATATATATGCTTAA